The Miscanthus floridulus cultivar M001 chromosome 6, ASM1932011v1, whole genome shotgun sequence genomic interval GACACACGCACGCAGGTCGGGGGATCCAAACGCGACCTCGGCCACcgtatccgccgccgccgccgccgccgccgcggtagTCGTCGGATCCGTAAGACCCTGACATGGGCTCAGGTCGCGCCTAGGCCTAGGGTTTGGGACCGTTCGAGAAGACAGGGCGGAATAGAGCGCTCGTGATGCGGACAGGGAGGTAGGAGTATGTGTACGTGGAGTAGGGCAAAAAGAAGCCGCGTTTCCAAGTTGCAACCGGGATAAATCGTACTGTGCTTAACAGTGGTGGGCTATTATAGGGCGGTTTGGGTGACCGAAACTGGGCCGATTGGCTTCTTGGAATACATATAAGCCCAGTATCACTATGTATTTTGGGCTTTGTTGAGCCTGCGGCAGTTGCATCGCTCGTATATGCTGCTGTTTTTGGCCCAGCAAAAACTACCATTTGAGTGTTTTTCAGTATTTTGATTTGAGTTATTAATTTGacggatctacaactttttttaaACAACTACAAGAAGCTACTTTCTGCATACATGAGATGATATTTTTATATTCAAATTATATCCACAAATATAAGGGTTTCTGAGTAACCAGTCAAGGGCTAACTGAACCCGCCAATAATCGTGTCAATTGAGAATCACGAGCGTTGATTTTAGGTAGAGGTTTGAAATGTTTTTTCCTCCCTCCTTAATTTTTTTTATCTTAAAAGTTATAGAAACTCTTAGGATATGTTTGGTTTTGAGACAAGAGGGACGAGATAAATTCATTTAGTCTTCTTAGGATATAAGATGGCATCTACTCTATGTTTGGTTGATGGAATAGTGATGTCCCTACTCTGTGTTTTTGGTTGGAGGGATATAGATGAAGTAGATACATCACTATCTGTGTTACGTTAGATATTCGTTAAGTGAGACTCACATATCATCTTTCACCTTTTTTCCAGCTTCTTCGACAAAGTTGCCCAACCACAGCGATCAAGGGCATCTTGCCATGGTCGAGGCTGAGCTCACTCATGTTAGGGCTGCGCTTGCTAGCGTTGGAGTCGAGCTTGTCCTCACCGAGTTCAGGCCTGCCAACGGGACGAGAAAAAGAGGAAGAAACACGCGGCAACGAAAAAGAAAATGACATCACGATGGGCCGAGCTCGTACCTCGAATTTGGAGGGACACCGAGAGACAACATCTCACAAGAACATGTACTCCCAGGGACAGTTTCATATTCCACCTGACCCTAAATCATGTTAGGGCTGTGCCTGCTAGCGTTGGGATCGAGCTTGCCCTCACCGAGGTCACGCCTGCCAACGGGAGGATAAAAGAGGAAGAAACACGCGACAACGAAAAAGAGAATGACATCGTGATGGGACGAGCTCGTACCTCGAATTTGGAGGGACACCTAGAGACAGCATCTCGGAAGAACATTTGCTCACAAGGATTGTTTCATATTCCACCTGCCCCTAAATCAAACAAAGGATCAATCTCGACTCCAAACTAAACAAATGTGTGGGTAGAGGGAGTACAACCTATGAGGCCGATTTCTTGATTGTTTGCTCTAATAGTGGTAATTTTTAATtaaattttagtttttttagaaAACCGTCACATAACACTTTTTTTAATTACACTTTATTGATTTTAAAATAATAGCTACATTATCCACCAATATATAGCTAGTTTTACAATAAAGCACGGTGGTTATTCAACTTACTTAGAGACGGCTGAATACCCCGATGGAGGATGGACCTCAATATAGAAAGTTTAGCCTACATGCTGAGCTTCGCCATTGGGCAATAAACGAGCTCCTTAtatcaaaagaagaagagaagaataagaaaattaagggggtgtttggttctatggactaaattttagtccatgtcacatcggatgttcgaatgctatttaggagaactaaatatgagttaattataaaactaattacatagatggagactaatttacaagacaaatttattaagcctaattaatccgcaaTTAGCACgtatttactgtagcatcacattgtcaaatcatggcctaattaggcttaaaaaattcgtctcgcaaattagccacaatctgtgcaattagttatttttttcgtctatatttaatacttcatgcatgtgtccaaacatccggtgggacagggactaaaattttcctgtaggaaccaaacaccccctaaaagtCCTTGCAATTCGCATATACGTATTTCTCACCGGATGTTCGTTAGATAAGCGTGGCCTCAACACACACGGGTCGCACAATCTCTGAAAATACTATACGGATCTCATCTCATCATTACACGCCGGCAAAGAATGTTCTTTGTGTCTGAACTCTTTTGTATGGACCAATCATTATCACTACAGTACTCGTTTCAACGGGACGAAATCCCCTGAGCCATGGATCGAAACAAAACAAACTGGCCTTCACGTAGCGCAATGCCGACAAGGGCACAAGGCGATCACGACTCGTCCCCCACGCCCTACATGGCCGCACGTCTGCGCCATTTTTTTTAACAGACTGACGGCTGACCCTCACCCTGTCACGTGTATATAAACCGTGCTCCTCCCGCCATTTCCACACAACCAGAGCTCAAGCCATCTCCATCGATCTCCTCCTCCGAGCGATCGACACGCTCCCCGCCAAGCAGCGATGACGGCATTCCTCCCCATCGCCGTCCTCCTGTCCCTCCTCGTCACCGGCGCCACGGCCGGCGGCTACGGCAGTCAGACACCTAGCCCCTCGACACCGGCGCCCTACACCCCGACGCCCGCCACGCcagcgccgacgccgacgcccgcgCCCTACACCCCGCAGCCCGCCACGCCCAAGCCGGCGCCGGCCGCGCACGGCTACGACGACAAGAAGCTGGTGGTGGTGCGTGTGGAGGGCCTGGTGGTGTGCCAGAGCTGCGCGAAGCGGGGCTCGCAGAGCCTGGACGGCGCGGCGCCGCTGCCAGGGGCCAATGTGACCGTCACCTGCCGCGACAGGAAGAACCGCGTCATGGCGTACCGGCGGCGCGTCGCCGACGACAACGGCTACTTCCACGCCGAGTTCGGCGTCCAGCGCGCCGACGGCTACTTGGACAAGGACCCCCGCGGGGCCTGCTTCGTGCGCCTGCTCTCGTCGCCCGACCCCAAATGCAACATCATCACCAACATCCACGGCGGCTTGGAGGGCGCGCCGCTCCGCGACGAGGGCAAGCAGTGGATCGACGGCCGTGGCTTCAGGAACGTCGTCTACGCCGCCGGCCCGCTCGCGTTCAGGTCGAGGGAGTGCGCGCCCACGCGCCACTACTGAGCGCACGCGAGAACACTAGTGTGTGCCAGGACCATGATGAGCACACGCGTACGTGCGCTAGTGATCTGAGAGAAGTGATTCATATGTTCCATGCATTTCGGAGGATGATTTCGATTTCCTTTTTCTTTAATATTTCCCCAGTTCTGGACCGGTGTTTAATTTGTTGTTTGCAGTGTGACATTCTCTGTAAGCTAAAGTTGCTCTGATGTCTTTAAAGTACGTGAGAAGGCATTTATATTTGTAAACTTCAAGGTTCAAGCCTCCGAATCATGGCTCTCTTTGTATACATCTGATCGTTTACGATATGCTGCCAGATGGTCGTATCTGAACTGTGTTAGTTCTTCTTTGTTTTTCCCTCATAATGAAACACACGTCAACGAATGTGTTCTCGAAAAAAAATGTTCTTCTTTGTTTCTCTGTTAAGAAAGTTATAAAGATGCAGACAT includes:
- the LOC136457705 gene encoding non-classical arabinogalactan protein 30-like; the protein is MTAFLPIAVLLSLLVTGATAGGYGSQTPSPSTPAPYTPTPATPAPTPTPAPYTPQPATPKPAPAAHGYDDKKLVVVRVEGLVVCQSCAKRGSQSLDGAAPLPGANVTVTCRDRKNRVMAYRRRVADDNGYFHAEFGVQRADGYLDKDPRGACFVRLLSSPDPKCNIITNIHGGLEGAPLRDEGKQWIDGRGFRNVVYAAGPLAFRSRECAPTRHY